A genomic window from Caldicellulosiruptor kronotskyensis 2002 includes:
- a CDS encoding PDZ domain-containing protein: MLKFFWQIFELTGLSIFQLLFSWNFWVVVILISFLYRREQEFEQAVIGHNRVSLLYKVVESSIAGLVGGYIVSLITLFFGIVVDVDSFMYLWYIALILALINPRYLCFSYAAGIISVISLIFKKPIVDISGILVIVAILHFVESLLIFLDGFRGAIPVVIERRKKEGIFSTSGAYLMQRFWAIPMVIIAYNYQTTAQVVKIELFEPSWWPLFKPQNLLPNAMLLMTPIVAALGYGDLAVEDEPAVISKKSAGILSIFSVILFAMSALSYKVYAFKWVAALFAPMAHEGIILYQQKRQKEGDSIFEAEENKIKVLYVEENSVAAKMGIKPGDIILSINGIQVQKEEDIERIFSDAQIYLWVKAMDKRGKMKELYYQDYENGIRNLGIIVITKNVSANYQLESDGYFMFIKSIARRVKNFLFNRS; the protein is encoded by the coding sequence ATGTTAAAGTTTTTCTGGCAGATATTTGAACTGACAGGACTTAGTATATTTCAACTTCTTTTTAGCTGGAACTTCTGGGTGGTAGTAATCTTGATTTCTTTTTTGTACAGAAGAGAACAGGAATTCGAACAGGCTGTGATTGGACACAACCGAGTCAGCCTTCTATACAAGGTTGTAGAGTCTTCTATCGCGGGACTTGTAGGAGGTTATATAGTTAGTTTAATTACCTTATTTTTTGGCATAGTAGTGGATGTGGATAGTTTTATGTATCTTTGGTATATTGCTTTGATTCTTGCACTAATAAATCCAAGATATCTCTGTTTTTCATATGCGGCCGGAATTATTTCGGTGATATCTCTCATCTTCAAAAAACCAATTGTTGATATCTCAGGAATATTGGTAATTGTGGCAATACTTCATTTTGTTGAAAGTCTTCTAATTTTCTTGGATGGTTTTCGTGGGGCGATACCTGTTGTGATTGAGAGAAGAAAAAAAGAAGGCATTTTTTCAACCTCAGGTGCTTATCTTATGCAAAGGTTCTGGGCTATACCGATGGTAATAATTGCATATAACTATCAGACCACCGCGCAGGTTGTTAAAATTGAGCTGTTTGAACCCTCATGGTGGCCTCTTTTTAAACCACAGAATCTTTTGCCAAATGCTATGCTTCTTATGACTCCCATTGTGGCTGCACTTGGATACGGAGATTTGGCGGTGGAAGATGAACCTGCTGTGATAAGCAAAAAAAGCGCTGGGATTTTAAGCATTTTCAGCGTTATTTTGTTTGCTATGAGCGCACTTTCATACAAGGTCTATGCTTTTAAGTGGGTGGCAGCTCTGTTTGCCCCAATGGCTCATGAAGGGATTATACTGTATCAGCAGAAGAGACAAAAAGAAGGAGATTCAATATTTGAAGCAGAGGAAAATAAAATAAAGGTGTTATATGTCGAAGAAAACAGTGTGGCAGCTAAGATGGGAATAAAACCGGGGGATATTATTCTTTCAATAAATGGTATTCAAGTTCAAAAAGAAGAGGATATAGAAAGAATATTTTCTGATGCACAGATTTACCTATGGGTAAAAGCTATGGACAAAAGAGGAAAGATGAAAGAGCTATATTATCAGGACTATGAAAATGGAATAAGAAATCTTGGAATAATTGTTATTACTAAAAATGTGAGTGCTAATTATCAGCTTGAGTCTGATGGATATTTTATGTTTATAAAAAGTATAGCAAGAAGAGTAAAAAATTTTTTGTTCAACAGAAGCTGA
- a CDS encoding cell wall hydrolase → MSKILKRYSFFLLLLFISFILSIYSAKLIYDIKRSSYEKIEKRLEKALESTDKEVLNQSIETQSSTSYQNKDLYLLARVINGEARGEPYIGQVAIGAVIINRTKHPGFPKTISGVIYQPGAFTCVSDGQINAKLEPTALKAARDALNGWDPTNGCIYYYNPAKTTNKWIWSRKVMLVIGKHRFAK, encoded by the coding sequence ATGAGTAAAATCTTAAAAAGATATTCATTTTTTCTCCTGCTTCTTTTTATAAGTTTTATCCTCAGCATTTATTCTGCAAAACTTATTTATGATATAAAAAGGTCAAGTTACGAAAAAATTGAGAAAAGACTTGAAAAGGCATTGGAAAGTACTGACAAAGAAGTTTTAAACCAATCTATTGAAACACAGAGTTCAACAAGCTACCAAAACAAAGATTTATATCTTTTGGCCAGAGTTATAAATGGTGAAGCAAGAGGAGAACCTTATATAGGTCAGGTTGCAATCGGTGCTGTAATTATAAACAGAACAAAACACCCTGGATTTCCAAAGACAATCAGCGGTGTAATCTATCAGCCGGGTGCCTTTACTTGTGTATCTGACGGGCAGATTAACGCAAAACTTGAACCGACAGCTTTGAAAGCCGCAAGAGATGCGTTAAACGGTTGGGACCCGACAAACGGTTGTATATATTACTACAATCCTGCGAAGACGACAAATAAATGGATTTGGAGCAGAAAAGTTATGCTTGTCATTGGCAAGCACAGATTTGCAAAATAA
- a CDS encoding MGDG synthase family glycosyltransferase: MKVLILSLDAGGGHFAASNALKTAILQKYPDSNVEIVDTLKIISPILDKLAVGTYLKAIKSVPFIYGLVYDSTDKEPPTRWSRALYEKFYFAFYKLYNIISDFKPDIVIGTHPSPVDMVAQLKKRGNINVPIISIVTDFTIHPYWINHFADYIIVHHQNLVYEAIKKGAQKDKVVPLGIPINPSFAQTYDKKEVIKNLNLEDKPTILVMGGSLGLGNIEEIVEKVCSICDENYQIIVVAGKNKALKNALEQKDFGRKIIVYGFIDFIDKLMAISDILITKPGGLTCAEALSRKLPMILISPIPGQEERNTFYLINNGAAAYVKNTENFDIVFSQILNNPQRLEHMKLACSFLGKPNSSLDIAEFIRGMVL; the protein is encoded by the coding sequence ATGAAGGTTTTGATACTAAGCCTTGACGCAGGCGGTGGACATTTTGCTGCTTCAAATGCATTGAAAACTGCCATTTTACAAAAATATCCTGACTCAAATGTTGAAATTGTAGATACACTAAAAATTATAAGTCCTATACTTGACAAGCTTGCCGTGGGAACGTATTTAAAAGCAATCAAGTCAGTGCCATTTATTTATGGTCTTGTATATGACTCTACTGACAAAGAACCTCCAACCAGATGGAGTAGAGCTTTGTATGAAAAGTTCTACTTCGCATTTTATAAACTCTATAATATTATCTCAGATTTCAAGCCGGATATAGTAATTGGTACTCATCCATCACCAGTTGACATGGTTGCCCAACTCAAAAAAAGAGGTAATATAAATGTGCCAATTATAAGTATTGTTACTGATTTCACTATTCATCCATACTGGATAAACCATTTTGCCGATTATATTATTGTTCATCATCAAAACCTTGTGTATGAAGCGATAAAAAAAGGTGCTCAAAAAGATAAAGTAGTGCCACTTGGTATTCCTATTAACCCTTCGTTTGCTCAAACATATGACAAAAAAGAGGTCATTAAAAATTTAAACCTAGAAGATAAGCCTACCATCCTTGTTATGGGCGGTAGCTTAGGACTTGGTAATATAGAAGAGATAGTTGAAAAAGTGTGTTCAATATGTGATGAAAACTATCAAATAATTGTGGTAGCTGGGAAAAACAAGGCCCTCAAAAATGCTTTGGAACAAAAAGATTTTGGAAGAAAGATAATAGTATACGGGTTTATTGATTTCATAGACAAACTCATGGCAATAAGTGATATTCTCATCACAAAACCTGGGGGACTGACTTGTGCAGAAGCACTGTCCCGCAAACTTCCCATGATATTGATATCGCCCATTCCTGGACAAGAAGAAAGAAACACTTTTTATCTCATAAACAATGGAGCAGCTGCATATGTAAAAAATACCGAAAACTTTGATATAGTATTTAGTCAGATATTAAATAATCCCCAACGTTTAGAGCATATGAAACTTGCCTGTTCGTTTTTGGGAAAGCCTAACTCGTCACTCGACATTGCAGAATTTATAAGGGGAATGGTCCTGTAA
- a CDS encoding S41 family peptidase, giving the protein MKKRLQTFAIVLITAIVTYIATTYIYFGSPIYTNKLVTNPKLSKVIWLLKKYYYEPKDISDQKIIDGAIDGIAASIDDPYTEYFTKKEYEEFMIQSKGTYFGVGVTIEPGEHYIEVVTPFEGSPAYKAGIKPGDKIIKVNGISLTSKDIEKAVSLMRGPKGTSVTVTILRDGSSKPIDLKIVRDEIKIKTVSTSIFENNIGYIKITNFDENTPQDFYNSYDKLKSSGCRGLIIDLRFNPGGLLESVVDVASNFLKKGQLIVYLKDRYNNKEYFKSYKNGDTVTPLVVLTNKYSASASEILAGCLKDQKRAKIVGEKTFGKGVVQQVFDLGDGSAIKITVSQYLLPSGAYIHKRGIKPDIKVAQPKEYQDKMNVPMDKDLQLKKAIEILKSEISKSKF; this is encoded by the coding sequence ATGAAAAAAAGACTTCAAACTTTTGCAATAGTTCTCATTACTGCAATTGTAACATATATTGCGACTACTTATATCTATTTTGGAAGTCCTATATATACAAACAAATTAGTAACTAATCCTAAATTATCTAAGGTTATATGGCTTTTGAAAAAATATTACTATGAGCCTAAGGATATAAGTGACCAAAAAATTATAGACGGTGCAATAGATGGTATTGCTGCAAGTATTGATGACCCATACACAGAGTATTTTACTAAAAAAGAATATGAAGAGTTCATGATACAAAGTAAGGGTACGTATTTTGGGGTAGGAGTAACAATAGAGCCTGGCGAACATTATATCGAAGTTGTAACACCGTTTGAAGGTTCTCCGGCGTACAAGGCGGGGATAAAACCAGGGGATAAGATTATAAAAGTAAATGGAATAAGTTTGACATCAAAAGATATAGAAAAGGCTGTAAGTTTGATGAGAGGACCAAAAGGAACAAGCGTGACAGTTACAATTTTGCGCGATGGCAGCTCAAAGCCTATTGACCTTAAAATTGTCAGAGACGAGATAAAAATAAAGACTGTATCTACTTCCATTTTTGAAAACAACATAGGTTATATCAAAATCACTAACTTTGATGAAAATACTCCTCAAGATTTTTACAATAGCTATGACAAACTCAAAAGTTCTGGCTGCCGTGGACTTATTATTGACCTGAGATTTAACCCTGGTGGGCTTTTAGAGTCTGTTGTTGATGTTGCAAGCAATTTTCTCAAGAAAGGACAGCTTATAGTGTATCTAAAGGATAGATACAATAACAAAGAGTATTTCAAATCATACAAAAATGGGGACACGGTAACGCCGCTTGTCGTGCTTACCAATAAGTATTCAGCGTCAGCTTCAGAGATATTAGCTGGATGTTTAAAAGACCAAAAGAGGGCAAAAATTGTTGGTGAGAAGACTTTTGGCAAAGGCGTTGTTCAGCAGGTATTTGACCTGGGAGATGGGTCTGCAATAAAAATAACGGTAAGCCAGTATCTTTTACCAAGCGGAGCATATATTCACAAAAGAGGAATAAAGCCAGATATTAAAGTAGCTCAACCCAAAGAGTATCAGGACAAAATGAATGTTCCAATGGATAAAGATTTGCAGCTGAAAAAAGCTATTGAGATATTAAAGAGTGAAATTTCAAAGAGCAAGTTTTGA
- a CDS encoding M23 family metallopeptidase: protein MNKKNWKEKLLDFFDTKGFYIIVAVCLLVIGFSVYTIATTDFTRYEVEQNQENKQSLDSKVKLPEIPQSQANSTEVTKQDDLKKEGSRSISSKEKSEDNKNSSNSNSTIRHTRSGNYSKNSNNENKSSSVFSKKQDNKKMDSNIKIGTSTSQDDVEVINPVDFRPIFPTIGKVIREFSDQSLVYSKTLDEWTEHPGIDIEAQEGSDVKACFDGTVIDLGEDPLYGKYIVIDHGDGYISKYYNLKDLNDIQIGDIVRQGEKIGEVGTSSNIEYMDPPHLHFEIIYNGENQNPLKFLPKTN, encoded by the coding sequence GTGAACAAGAAAAACTGGAAAGAAAAACTTTTAGACTTTTTTGACACTAAAGGTTTTTATATTATCGTAGCTGTATGTCTGCTGGTAATAGGATTTTCGGTTTATACCATTGCCACCACAGACTTTACAAGATACGAGGTAGAACAAAATCAAGAAAACAAACAGTCTTTAGACAGCAAGGTTAAACTTCCCGAGATACCTCAGTCACAGGCTAATTCAACAGAGGTAACAAAACAGGATGATTTGAAAAAAGAGGGTTCTAGATCTATAAGTTCAAAAGAGAAAAGCGAAGATAATAAAAATAGTAGTAATTCAAATTCTACTATCCGCCATACACGGTCAGGAAATTATTCTAAAAATAGTAATAATGAAAATAAAAGCTCTTCTGTCTTCTCTAAGAAACAAGATAACAAAAAGATGGATTCAAACATTAAGATTGGAACTAGTACCAGCCAGGATGATGTTGAGGTTATAAACCCTGTTGATTTTAGACCTATCTTTCCTACCATTGGGAAGGTAATAAGAGAGTTTTCCGACCAGTCGCTTGTATATTCAAAAACTCTTGATGAGTGGACAGAACACCCTGGAATTGACATAGAAGCTCAGGAAGGTAGCGATGTAAAAGCTTGTTTTGACGGTACAGTTATTGATTTAGGAGAAGATCCTCTTTATGGCAAATATATTGTGATTGACCACGGAGATGGGTATATCTCAAAGTACTACAATCTCAAAGACTTAAATGATATTCAGATAGGAGACATTGTAAGGCAGGGAGAGAAAATAGGAGAGGTTGGAACAAGTTCTAACATAGAGTATATGGATCCGCCGCATCTTCATTTTGAGATAATTTACAATGGAGAAAATCAAAATCCTCTGAAATTTTTACCCAAAACAAATTAA